A DNA window from Phoenix dactylifera cultivar Barhee BC4 unplaced genomic scaffold, palm_55x_up_171113_PBpolish2nd_filt_p 000090F, whole genome shotgun sequence contains the following coding sequences:
- the LOC103695517 gene encoding LOW QUALITY PROTEIN: T-complex protein 1 subunit eta-like (The sequence of the model RefSeq protein was modified relative to this genomic sequence to represent the inferred CDS: inserted 1 base in 1 codon; deleted 1 base in 1 codon) produces MAAMLQPQIILLKEGTDSSQGKAQVVSNINACTAVADAVRTTLGPRGMDKLIHDDKGNTTISNDGATIMKLLDIVHPASKILVDIAKSQDSEVGDGTTTVVLLAGEFLKEAKPFIEDGVHSQNLIRSYRTASYLAVDKIKELAVSIEGKSLEEKKNLLAKCAATTLSSKLIGGEKEFFASMVVDAVMAIGNDDRLNLIGIKKVPGGNMRDSFLVNGVAFKKTFSYAGFEQQPKKFLNPKILLLNIELELKSEKENAEIRLSDPIQYQSIVDAEWNIIYNKLDKCVQSAAKIVLSRLAIGDLATQYFADRDIFCAGRVTEEDLQRVAAATGGTVQTSVNNVIDEVLGSCEVFEEKQVGNERFNIFSGCPSGQTATIVLRGGADQFIEEAERSLHDAIMXVRRALKNSTVVAGGGAVDMEISRYLRQHARAIAGKSQLFINSYAKALEVIPRQLCDNAGFDATDVLNKLRQKHASGEGANYGVDINTGGIADSFANFVWEPAVVKINAINAATEAACLILSVDETVKNPKSESAQGEAAANAMAGRGRGAALRGRGGRGMRRR; encoded by the exons ATGGCGGCGATGCTg CAACCCCAGATCATACTGCTGAAGGAGGGGACGGACAGTTCCCAGGGGAAGGCGCAGGTGGTGAGCAACATCAACGCATGCACCGCGGTGGCGGACGCCGTCCGGACCACTCTGGGGCCTCGCGGGATGGACAAGCTCATCCACGATGACAAGGGCAACACCACCATCTCCAACGACGGCGCCACCATCATGAAGCTCCTCGACATCGTCCACCCGGCTTCCAAGATCCTCGTCGACATCGCCAAGTCCCAGGACTCGGAG GTTGGTGATGGAACGACTACCGTAGTGCTTCTTGCGGGCGAGTTCTTAAAGGAAGCGAAACCTTTCATTGAGGATGGAGTCCACTCTCAAAATCTCATCCGAAGTTATCGGACTGCGTCCTATTTG GCGGTTGACAAAATCAAAGAACTTGCTGTTAGCATAGAAGGGAAAAGccttgaagaaaagaaaaatttattgGCAAAATGTGCCGCTACAACTCTCTCCTCCAAGCTTATTGGTGGTGAGAAGGAGTTTTTTGCATCCATGGTTGTTGATGCTGTCATGGCTATTGGCAATGATGATAGGCTAAATTTAATTGGGATTAAGAAG GTCCCTGGGGGTAACATGAGAGATTCATTTCTTGTCAATGGTGTTGCTTTCAAGAAGACATTTTCTTATGCTGGTTTTGAGCAGCAACCGAAAAAGTTTCTGAATCCAAAAATCCTTTTGTTAAACATTGAGTTAGAATTGAAATCGgagaaagaaaatgcagaaatcAG ATTATCAGACCctatacaatatcaatcaattgtTGATGCTGAGTGGAATATCATCTACAACAAATTAGATAAGTGTGTACAAAGTGCAGCAAAAATTGTTCTCTCACGATTAGCAATTGGCGACCTTGCAACACAG TACTTTGCAGATAGGGATATTTTCTGTGCTGGTCGTGTAACAGAAGAGGATCTGCAACGTGTTGCTGCAGCAACAGGTGGAACAGTGCAGACTTCTGTCAACAACGTTATTGATGAG GTTCTTGGATCCTGTGAAGTATTTGAGGAAAAACAAGTAGGCAATGAACGATTTAACATCTTTAGTGGTTGTCCTTCTGGTCAGACAGCAACCATAGTTCTCCGTGGTGGTGCAGATCAG TTCATTGAGGAAGCTGAAAGAAGCCTGCATGATGCCATAA ATGTCAGAAGGGCTTTAAAGAACTCCACTGTTGTGGCCGGTGGCGGTGCTGTAGAT ATGGAGATAAGCCGATATTTGAGACAGCATGCTCGGGCAATTGCTGGAAAGTCACAATTGTTTATTAATTCATATGCTAAAGCTCTTGAG GTTATTCCACGGCAACTTTGTGACAATGCC GGATTTGATGCAACAGATGTACTGAACAAGCTCAGACAGAAACATGCTTCTG GTGAAGGTGCAAATTATGGTGTAGATATCAACACTGGTGGCATCGCAGATTCCTTTGCTAACTTTGTATGGGAACCTGCAGTTGTTAAG ATTAATGCTATAAATGCTGCGACAGAAGCTGCCTGTCTTATCCTGAGTGTGGACGAGACAGTTAAAAATCCAAAG TCGGAGAGTGCACAAGGTGAAGCTGCTGCCAATGCAATGGCGGGCCGGGGTCGTGGAGCAGCCCTTCGTGGTCGTGGTGGAAGAGGCATGCGAAGACGTTGA